The Streptococcus viridans genome contains the following window.
CCGTCTATCATGTCTTGATGCCGACTTCGAAAGGACATAAACCTCAGATCCATGTGGGAGAGACAACTTATTTGCCGGTTGATTTAGACAATCTCAAAATTCTTGGTTCAACGACCAAGAACAATCCGACAAATTTCCGTTTTACGGACGGCCATCATGATTACAAATATACGGCCGCAGATAGTCAGCTCCATATGACCTTTAGGAATAAGGAGATTGTAGTTGACACCTGGGATGTAAATTATGTCGAAGATCCCTTTTATCTTTTTGAACACCTTCATTTGTTGACTTCGGAAAAAAGTGATTCGGAGATTCTTGAGACGGTGTCGTGGGCAATTACAGACAAACATGGAAATGTAGAAGAAAATTCTGGCTTTAATGCTTTTAATGGTGGTTCAAAGTTAGCCAAGAAGGATCGCTTGCCACGGATTTTAAAGATTCAGGAAAAATTTAAAGACGTTCTCGCTCCAGAAGAACTAGCTTTTGTGACCTTCTCTTTGGAAGAAATCCTCTTGAAAAAATGGTCTAGCAAGGAAGAAAAAGCTCAGATGAAATCCATTCGTGAGGACTTGATTTGCTTTGTACACGAGACAGGGAACGAAAAACTCATTAAAGAAATTGAACAGCTGGTGTATCGTCCGGTCAGTGAAGTGTATATCCCTCTTCCAGACTCCAAACATTTCCATGAGGAGCGTCCAGACTTTTTTGGTAAAGGGATAGGTAGGTTTGAGCCAGGTACGAGTAAACTTGCGCTCCCAAAAGAGGAACGGACCTTTAAGCTACGATTTTTATCATCAGGTGATGTGATTACTGCCTATATCAACCAAGAAGCTGGGAAGGCCATTCAATCAACTGATAAGCAAGAAATCCTTGGGAATTGGATCCTTCGAGGGGTCTTTCAATTAAAAGACAGAGAGATCCTAACGGGTAAGAAATTGTCTCAGCTAGAAATCAATGGTATCCGTCTTTCTAAATTCAAAAACGGTGAAATCGGAATTGACTTCATCTGGATTGATGTGGACAATCCTCCTGCAGACGCGATTGGTTGGGTTGCGAAATCCTCTTCATCAACATGATAAAAGAACCTCCTAGTTTATCTAGGAGGTTGCTTTGTATTCTGTGGTGGAACTGTGCCCTAGGTAGGTATAAATCCGTGTCAGTGGGGATTTGGGATGGGTGGAGACGCGAAAGTGAAAGTAGTGGTCACGATGGTCACAACTCTGGGTGTGGTGGAGTCTGAAATAGTTTCGCTGACCTGTCGACATGGAACGGAGCAGGTCATCTTCTAAAAAGACCAAGGGGGTCGCAGTCGTTGCCAGGCGGTAAAAATCATGCTCGAACTGCTGGTAATTATCTGAAAAATAATCAAATTGGAGTTCGTGTTTATTCAGAGCTGGTTTCATAGCTAGAATCTCCTGGTTCAATAGAAAAAATAGTCGATAGAAGGAGAGAGTGGTAGTGCTGGTCATTTTTAATGAGGACTTCGGAAGGGCTTAAGGTATAGACCTGACCGTAGTAGACGGCGACTTGATTGTCCTGGAGGGTAGATAGGGAGAGGGGAGTCTTTTGTTGATAAGCCTGCTCGAGGAGGCGACGGATTTCTTGGTTTGAGAGGAGGCGAAGCTCTTCTAGAGAGAGGTGGTTTGTTTGTAAGGCCGTCGAATGCTCAGAGAGGAAGAAACCGGCCCACTTGGCCATTCCCCGGTCTTGGAAGTCGCGTGCCGACTGATAGGGGAGATAAGAACGATCAATCATGCTAAGCCATCTAAACCTCCTGCAGAGTGGCCTCCGGTCAGTTTGCTTCGAGCCAGAGCGCGCGAATTTTCTAATAGGGAAGATCCCTTCTGTAGAGAAGCAAAGCCAAACCGGTCACGGATGTGGTCAATGGTCTCTTGGAGGGCTTCTTCTCTTTGGGTTTGTCCAGGGTCATCAAATAGGGAAATCAGTTGGAAACTCTCCTCTACGAGCTTTCCATAAAAGACTCCGATCTGCCGGATGGCTCCTCCCTGGTAGTGGGAACGAAAGAGCTGGATGACTTCCTTGGCTAATTGAGCGGTAGAGTTGGTCGGCTCAATCTTTCGCTGGCAGTGGATGGAGGGGAGCTGTTCCTGTTTGGAGTAGCTGGCGTGGATGGAGACCAGTTGGGTCTTTTTCTTTTCCCGACGCAAGCGGATAGCGACCTGCTCAGCCATCTCCCGAAAGACCAATTCAATATCGCTTTGGCGGTCGTAGTCACGGGGAAGGATTTGCGAATTTCCTAGACCGTGAGACTTTGGACGATAGGGGCGATGGACATTGCTTTCATCGATCCCATGGGCATGAAACCAGAGTTGGACGCCCATGACTCCAAATTCTTTTTTGAGCTGGTCTGGATTGGCCTGGGCCAGTTCATAGATGGAGTGAATGCCTAGCTTGTTCAGACGTTTTTCTGTTCGATGGCCAATCCCCCAGAAATCAGTTAGTTTTTTTATCTGCCAGACACGACTGGAGACGTCTTCGTAAGACCAGTTAGCCCGCATGGTTTTCTGGTGCTTGGCTTCGTTGTCCAGAGCCAGTTTGGCCAGGAGCGGATTGGCATTGCTCATCCCGACAGTAGCATAGATCCCAGTTTGCTGCCAAATGCGCTTTTGGATCCGAGCAGAAAGAAGATCCAGCTTGGAACGTCGGTCTAGCTGAGGATCAGGAATAAAGTAGTTGAGAGAGCTGGTCAAATCGATAAAACCCTCATCGATGGAATAGGGGTAGATGTCATCTGGAGCAGCAAATTCTTGAAAGACTTGCTGGATTTCCATGTTGACCTGGATATAGGCATTCATGCGAGGGGGCACGATAAAGGTGCGCTTGGCCCAACTTTCGATATAGTGGACAAAGGCTGGATCCGTAGGCAGGCCTTGCTTACGGGCCAGGTAGTAATTGAATTTCCTCGTCTTGAGATCGAAGGGCAGATCATAGCTCCGCCCGACATTTTTCTTTCCAAAAACCTGCTTGAAAACGGGGGAACTGGCTAAGATGAGGCCAGCAGAATTGTCGCTCCGACTCATGACACAAAGAGAAGTAGTCAAGGGATTGAGGCCAAGGCGGACGCATTCACAACTGGCATAGAAACTTTTCATATCCACAAAAGCAATATCAGACCTAGGCTCACGTGAATAATCAAAAAGCATTTCTAGACCTCCAGAGGGAGGAAGTGGCCGACCACGATACCGACGATTTTGGGTTCATCTTCATAAGGAGCAAAGAGGTCATCATAGGCTGGGTTGATGGATTCTAGGCGGAGGCCATCGTCTTCTCGATATACTTTTTTGATATAGGTCTTCCCATTCCACATGAGGGCGTAGACTGCTCCATCATAGTCAAATCCGGTCTGTTTCATCAAGGCAACAGAACCGTTTGGATAGCTTGGTTCCATAGAATCTCCAGACACCCAAGAGGCAAAGTCGTGTTGGATCTCTTGGTCGAAATAGACGGTCTCGTAGTCGGTCTCATTGTCATAGAAGGTATGACCATGTCCAGCTGCCAAGTCGATAGAGAGGACACGGTAAGGGACCAAAGAGACGACCTTTTCTTGCTCTGCTAAGAGTTGGCTAGCCAAGAGATCGACCTTCTTCTGATGGGGTGGAGTTAGTAAAGGGTAGGTGAAAAGCGCTGAGCTCTTGTCGACAAAGTAGTCCTCTTTAACGGAGAGGCGCTTGGCCAACCTCCTGAGATTTTTATCGTGTGGCTCTGCTAAGCCATTCTCCCAACTAGAGTAGGTCTTGCGACTAATCTCTAAGGATTCGTAGACCTGGGCTTGGGTCAGGCCCAGGTCAAGTCGCCGGTCTTTTAATTTTTTTGCATCAAACATCTGCATTCTCCTATGTAACGTTTTAAAAGTTACGTATAGTATAACAAAAATAAATGCGGACTTCAAGAGAAAAGTGAGAGGATTTTTCTTTAGGAGCGAAAGGGATTTAACTTCAGCGGATATCAGATGGGAGAGGTGGGTGTTTTTGTATCTTTTATCCAAATTTTGATATAATAATCTCTATGAAGATTGTATCAGGTACCTATGGAGGGCGTCCTCTTAAGACGCTCGAAGGAAAGACAACGAGGCCTACTTCAGATAAGGTGAGAGGGGCCATGTTTAATATGATTGGTCCTTATTTTGATGGGGGGCGGGTCTTGGATTTATATGCTGGCTCAGGTGGTCTGTCTATCGAGGCGGTGTCTCGGGGGATGGAGCAGGCTGTATTGGTCGAGAAAGATCGCAGAGCCCAAGGGATTATTGCTAGCAATATCCAAATGACCAAGGAAAGCCACAAGTTTCAATTGCTG
Protein-coding sequences here:
- a CDS encoding DUF5960 family protein encodes the protein MKPALNKHELQFDYFSDNYQQFEHDFYRLATTATPLVFLEDDLLRSMSTGQRNYFRLHHTQSCDHRDHYFHFRVSTHPKSPLTRIYTYLGHSSTTEYKATS
- a CDS encoding Y-family DNA polymerase, with protein sequence MLFDYSREPRSDIAFVDMKSFYASCECVRLGLNPLTTSLCVMSRSDNSAGLILASSPVFKQVFGKKNVGRSYDLPFDLKTRKFNYYLARKQGLPTDPAFVHYIESWAKRTFIVPPRMNAYIQVNMEIQQVFQEFAAPDDIYPYSIDEGFIDLTSSLNYFIPDPQLDRRSKLDLLSARIQKRIWQQTGIYATVGMSNANPLLAKLALDNEAKHQKTMRANWSYEDVSSRVWQIKKLTDFWGIGHRTEKRLNKLGIHSIYELAQANPDQLKKEFGVMGVQLWFHAHGIDESNVHRPYRPKSHGLGNSQILPRDYDRQSDIELVFREMAEQVAIRLRREKKKTQLVSIHASYSKQEQLPSIHCQRKIEPTNSTAQLAKEVIQLFRSHYQGGAIRQIGVFYGKLVEESFQLISLFDDPGQTQREEALQETIDHIRDRFGFASLQKGSSLLENSRALARSKLTGGHSAGGLDGLA
- a CDS encoding helix-turn-helix domain-containing protein: MFDAKKLKDRRLDLGLTQAQVYESLEISRKTYSSWENGLAEPHDKNLRRLAKRLSVKEDYFVDKSSALFTYPLLTPPHQKKVDLLASQLLAEQEKVVSLVPYRVLSIDLAAGHGHTFYDNETDYETVYFDQEIQHDFASWVSGDSMEPSYPNGSVALMKQTGFDYDGAVYALMWNGKTYIKKVYREDDGLRLESINPAYDDLFAPYEDEPKIVGIVVGHFLPLEV
- the rsmD gene encoding 16S rRNA (guanine(966)-N(2))-methyltransferase RsmD, with the protein product MKIVSGTYGGRPLKTLEGKTTRPTSDKVRGAMFNMIGPYFDGGRVLDLYAGSGGLSIEAVSRGMEQAVLVEKDRRAQGIIASNIQMTKESHKFQLLKMEAHQALNQLQGTFDLIFLDPPYAKEQIVADIEALAERGLLGEEVMVVCETDKAVDLPEEIACLGIWKEKIYGISKVTVYVR